The stretch of DNA CGACTGCGACTTGATGAATGACGACAATCCGATCATTCGGATCATTGACGGACAGCCCTACATCTACGGCGGACCCTGGAGCGGGAAGACCCCCTGCTACCGCAACGTGAAAGCACGCTTGGGAGCCATCTCGAGGATCGACAGAGCCACGCAGAACAGCGTCGACAAGTTGAATCCTATCGAGGCGTTTGCCTCCCTGTTGCCCTCCTGTTCATCGATGAAGTGGGACAAAGACATCTTCAACAGCATCTGCAACACCATTTCCCGAGTCATCGAGACAACGAATATTTACACCGTCCACTGTCTACCCAACAAAGAAGCCGCCCTCCTATGTCACCAGATCATCGCCCAATAAAAGAACTACAGTTTGAAAACGCGCGTTTTCTGCCCGAGGTGGTAGCCCTTTTAGAAGAGGGGCACACCGTAACACTACGGCTCAAGGGCTTCAGCATGCGTCCCTTTTTGGAAGACAACCGCGACAAAGCCCTGCTGAGCAAGCCCACCACCATACAGAAAGGCGATGCCGTACTGGCTGAGATTGCAAAAGGGCATTTCGTTCTGCATCGCATCATCCGCATCAAGGGCGATGAGATTACGTTGCGCGGCGACGGAAATTTAGGTACGGAGCATTGCCAACGGAGCGACATCCGCGCTTTCGCCTTGGGATTCTACCGAAAGGGACGGAAGAAGCTCGACAAGACCAATAGTCTGAAATGGAAAGTCTACTCTTTCCTTTGGACCCGCCTCTTCCCCCTGCGCCGCTACCTCTTAGGCTTTTACCGGCGAGTGTGGCTGAAGGTATTTCAACCGATTTAGAAAACAATAAAAACAAATATTCAACAACAAAAAGGATGAAAGCAAAAAAAGGATTCAACCTGCGTTCCATCTGCGGCGAGCGTGTGATTGTGGCCGAAGGGAAAGAGAACATCGATTTCAGCAATATCATCAGTATGAACGAACCGTCGGCCTATCTTTGGGACTCGATTGGAGAAAAGGAGTTCACCGTCGATATGTTAGCCGACTTGCTCACGTCGCACTACGAAGTAGAGCGAGCAGTGGCTCTGGCCGATGTCCAGGCTCTTGTACAGCAATGGAGAGAGGCAGGCATCATCGAGGAATAGACCTATTTCGTTCCGAGCACCTCTGGTCTTCGCCTCAATGAGAGGATGTATCAACATTTTTATGATACATCCTCTTTTTTGTACCTCTTTCAATGCTACCATGTAGAACGCAAAAAGATTTTGGTGCACAGAATCTCAGGTTTTCGTGCAGAAAAAAGATTTTGATGCACAGAATCCCGGATTTTCGTGCAGAAAAAAGATTTTGGTGCACAGAATCTCGGATTTTCGTGCAGAAAAAAGGTTTTCATGCACAAAATGCCGCAGTTTGAGGAGGAAATGAAGACGGAGCGAACTATCCTCTCAGAAAAAAGGGCGCATCGGGATTTTGATACGCCCTTTATTGCCCGTTTTATGTTTCTGTGGGTGCAGAAGTCTCTGATTTGAGTTGGGTAGCATCACCGTTTCCCTTCGGTTCGCACAAACGGATGGCGCATGAAGAGAAACGTTTGGATGGCTCCGCGACTGAAGAGATAGACGAGGAACGAGAGCCAAAGGGCATGATTGGCGATGGTAGATCGGAGTAGCCAGTAGACCATGAAGAAGAGAATGGCCGAGAGAACCGACGAGACCAACATTCCTCGTGTCTGAGTGGTTCCGATAAAAAGGCCGTCCCACACGAAGGCTGCCATGCCGCTCAACGGAATCAGCACGGCCCAAGGAAAATAGGGTAGAGCAGCGGCCACCACCTCCTTGTTGCTGGTGAGCAGCGACAGGAACGCCCGTCCGCCCAGGAGATACAGTCCGCTGAAAGCCACAATCATCCCTCCGCCCCAAAGAAACAGTCGTGTCACCGTGGCAAGGAACGCCCTGCGATGGTTCGCCCCATAATATTTCCCGCCCAGTGCCTCTCCGGCGTAGGCAAAGCCATCCATCACGTAAGAGAAAATGGTGAAGAGTTGCAACAGCAGTGTGTTCACGGCCAGAATAACGACGCCCTGTGCCGCTCCGGCCGAGGTGAAGAAGAGATTGACGGCCACGAGGAAAACGGTGCGCAGGAAGATGTCGCGATGGATGTGGAAGAAGGGCGAGAGTTCCGCGCGGCGGGCGATGCCGTGCAGGTGGAAGTAGGTGCGTAGAGGCGGAAAATAGCGACGGAAGAAGAAGAAAAGACCCAAGGCCAGTCCGGCATATTGGGCCACGAGTGTGCCCAGGGCCACGCCCTCGATGGTCATTCCGCAGAACGCTACGAACAAGAGGCTCATGCCGATGTTCACCACATTCTGCACCATGGCAATGAACATGGGAATGCGTGTGTTCTGCATTCCGACGAACCAGCCCGTCAGACTATAAAGTCCCAGCATCGCCGGAGCTCCCCAGATGCAGACGACAAAATAGCGGCGCGCCATTGAGGCCACCTCCTCTGCCGGGCTCATCACTGCCAGAACACTCCGGCAAATGGGTTCTTGCAGCACCAGCAGACCCAAAGCCAAAAGCAACGCAATGAGCATCGAACGCAGCAGAATCCGGGCCATCTTCTCATGATTGCGTTCGCCGTAGGCCTGCGAAGTCATCCCGCCGGTTCCCATCCGAAGAAATCCGCATAGCCAGTACATCACGTTGAAGATCATGCTGCCCACGGCAATGGCTCCGATATATTGGGCCTGACCGAGGTGTCCCATAATGGCTACGTCTACCATTCCGAGCAGTGGGACAGTGATGTTGGAGAGGATAGAGGGGAGGGCGATTTGGAGAATTTCTTTGTCGGTCGAAGTCATTTCGTCGCGGATTTTACGTGAGTTTCGGGCGCGAAGATACGACAAAAACGGGAGATTGCGGACAACAGATTTTTGCAAGCGTACCGCTCGAGGGGTAATAATTGTTAATTCCGACACGGTCGAATCAACTTTTTCTCCCTTGCGTCCGTCTCACTAAAGAAATCGCTGGGGACTTTCATCCCTTGTGCCAAAACAACATCGGAAAGAACATGAAGAAACAAAGAAGACTCATCGCTGCTGTGCTGCTCATGCTCGCAGCCCTCGGAACGGTTCAGGCCAGAGAGTGGTCGCTGAAAGAATGCATTGACTACGCCTTGCAAAACAACATCACTCTGCAAAAGAGCCGCCTCTCGGTCAAGAGTGCGCAGGAAGATCTGCTGCAAAGTCGGGCCGGTTTGCTGCCATCGCTCTCGGCCTCTACCAATCAGAACCTCAACTATCGACCGTGGATCGAGTCGGCGGCAGGTGGTGGTGCTCCGTCGAGCGTGGATAAGGTTTATTATAACGGTTCCTACAGCCTTTCGGCCAATTGGACGGTGTGGAACGGCAACCGAAACCGCAACACCATCAAGCGAAATCGCCTCCTGACAGAATTGGCCGAGGCGCAAACCGAGGTGTCGGCAGCTACGATTCAAGAACAGATTGCACAACTCTATGTGCAGATTCTTTACTCGACTGAGGCCCTCCGTGTGAGCGAGCAAAGTCTGAACACGAGCCAAACCAACGAAGACCGCGGCCGAGAAATGCTGCGTGTGGGCAAGATGAGCCGCGCCGACCTGGCGCAACTCACCGCGCAACGAGCCCAGGAAGAGTATAACCTCGTGGCTGCGCAGAGTACGCTTGCCGATTACAAGCGACAGCTGAAGCAGCTCTTGCAAATAACCGATGGCGAGGTCTTCGACGTAGTCGTTCCGCCCTCGACCGACGAGATGGCCCTGCAACCGATTCCCTCTGTGAGCAATGTCTATCTGGCCGCCGTTGAATGCCGTCCCGAACTCAAGGCCGCACAGCTGGCCCTGGCCGGAAGCGACGTCAACATCAAAATAGCACGGGCTCTCCGTCTGCCCACCGTCAGCCTGGGCGGAGCCTTCAACACCAACACTTCCTCTACCTCCCACAATGCCTGGGGCACACAGTTGAAAACCCATCTCGACATGGGTGCAGGTCTTACCGTGAGCATCCCGCTTTTCGACAACCGCACGCAGCGCACCGCCCTCAACAAGGCGCTCATCGAGCGGCAGGGCTATCTCCTGGATTTGAAAGACCGGCAAACCGCTCTCTACGCTAACATCGAGAACTATTGGTTGCAGGCCACCACCCATCAAAGTAAGTTCAAGGCTGCAAAGGAGAGCGTGAAGAGTGCGCAGGAAAGCTTCGACTTACTTAGCGAGCAGTTCAGACTCGGACTTAAAAACATCATCCAGCTCATGACCGGAAAGAACAACCTCGTTGCCGCCCAGCAAAACGCCCTGCAAAGTAAGTATCTCGCCATTTTGAATCTCGACCTCTTGCAGTTCTACCAAACGGGGAAGATGAGGTAGGCCTTTAGGTGCAGATCTTCCTCCTCCGGTTTCCTCTTTTTGGTGAATTCAAAAGTTTGTATTACCTTTGCCCCGTCTTTTAGGCAGCAGAACAAAGGATATATATATCATATAATGTGTAGCGTGCATCTCCATACAGGCATAACAGCGGAGCAGAAAGGGGCGAACTTTTCTGCATCTTTTAACGCCTTTTCTTTGGTAGTCTCCGAGAAAATGACTACCTTAAACACACACACACACACACACACACACACACACACACACACACACACACACACACAATGTTCGCACCTATTGTAGTGTAAGACTTTTTCACTTTCTCCTACGCGCGCGCGAAGCGAGTGTAAACCATAGCCTGCAAAGGGATTCCCAGCGAATCTCTTTGCAGGTTTTTTCGTACTCGGTCAGTGCGGGAGGAAGAGAGCGTGAAACCAAATTTTCCAGGATATATTAACAACAAAACCAAGTTTTAGTTATGAAAAGAGATCAAGTAAACATTCAACATTACACACGTCCCGAGATTAGGGTCTTGAGGCTCGACACGGACAGTCAATTGATGCATCAATCTGGCAGCGGCGGTCACCAGTCGGCCGGCAATGAGCAGGTGCTACCCGGTGCCAAGCAAGGATTCTTTGACGAAGAGGATACCGACGATGCCGCCTACACGCCCTACCGAGTATGGGAGGAATAAAAAGAAAAGTAGTAAGTGATAAAGTAAGTAGTAAGTAATAAAGTAGTAAGTAGAAAAA from Prevotella sp. oral taxon 475 encodes:
- a CDS encoding S24/S26 family peptidase, which codes for MSPDHRPIKELQFENARFLPEVVALLEEGHTVTLRLKGFSMRPFLEDNRDKALLSKPTTIQKGDAVLAEIAKGHFVLHRIIRIKGDEITLRGDGNLGTEHCQRSDIRAFALGFYRKGRKKLDKTNSLKWKVYSFLWTRLFPLRRYLLGFYRRVWLKVFQPI
- a CDS encoding PqqD family protein, with amino-acid sequence MKAKKGFNLRSICGERVIVAEGKENIDFSNIISMNEPSAYLWDSIGEKEFTVDMLADLLTSHYEVERAVALADVQALVQQWREAGIIEE
- a CDS encoding MATE family efflux transporter, translating into MTSTDKEILQIALPSILSNITVPLLGMVDVAIMGHLGQAQYIGAIAVGSMIFNVMYWLCGFLRMGTGGMTSQAYGERNHEKMARILLRSMLIALLLALGLLVLQEPICRSVLAVMSPAEEVASMARRYFVVCIWGAPAMLGLYSLTGWFVGMQNTRIPMFIAMVQNVVNIGMSLLFVAFCGMTIEGVALGTLVAQYAGLALGLFFFFRRYFPPLRTYFHLHGIARRAELSPFFHIHRDIFLRTVFLVAVNLFFTSAGAAQGVVILAVNTLLLQLFTIFSYVMDGFAYAGEALGGKYYGANHRRAFLATVTRLFLWGGGMIVAFSGLYLLGGRAFLSLLTSNKEVVAAALPYFPWAVLIPLSGMAAFVWDGLFIGTTQTRGMLVSSVLSAILFFMVYWLLRSTIANHALWLSFLVYLFSRGAIQTFLFMRHPFVRTEGKR
- a CDS encoding TolC family protein, producing the protein MKKQRRLIAAVLLMLAALGTVQAREWSLKECIDYALQNNITLQKSRLSVKSAQEDLLQSRAGLLPSLSASTNQNLNYRPWIESAAGGGAPSSVDKVYYNGSYSLSANWTVWNGNRNRNTIKRNRLLTELAEAQTEVSAATIQEQIAQLYVQILYSTEALRVSEQSLNTSQTNEDRGREMLRVGKMSRADLAQLTAQRAQEEYNLVAAQSTLADYKRQLKQLLQITDGEVFDVVVPPSTDEMALQPIPSVSNVYLAAVECRPELKAAQLALAGSDVNIKIARALRLPTVSLGGAFNTNTSSTSHNAWGTQLKTHLDMGAGLTVSIPLFDNRTQRTALNKALIERQGYLLDLKDRQTALYANIENYWLQATTHQSKFKAAKESVKSAQESFDLLSEQFRLGLKNIIQLMTGKNNLVAAQQNALQSKYLAILNLDLLQFYQTGKMR